GCACGCAAGCCTCTGGGCGCTGGACCAGTTCGGCCCCACCACGGACTCCGCGCCCTACTGGCTCAAGGAAATGACAGCCGAAATGGCCCTGGCCAATTCCCCGCACCTGCATGTGGAGGACATCAGCACACCGATGCTGGTCATCCACGGCGATAAGGACTACCGGGTCCCCGTCGGCGAAGGACTGCGCCTCTGGTACGAGCTGCTCGCCAAGTCCCAACTCGCAGCCGACGGGAACGGCGCGACTGACCACCGTTTCCTTTACTTCCCGGACGAGAACCACTGGATCCTGCAGCCGCAGCACACCAAGGTCTGGTACGGCGTCGTCGAACACTTCCTGGCCAGGCACCTGCTGGAGCAGGACGTGCCGGTCCCGGCCGAGCTTGGCCTCTAGCTCCAGCCGTGCGGCGTCCGGCCCGGAGGCCGCACGGCGGCGCGGCACAAAACGCGCGCCGTAGGATTGGGCTGTGACTGAACCTATCCTCATCCGCCTTGCCCGTACCAGCGATGTCGGGGCGATCAAGACCCTTGTGGCGCCGCTGGCCGAACAGCGGATTCTGATGGCCAAGGAAACCGTGGCCTACTACGAGAGCCTCCAGGAGTTCCGGATCGCCGAGTCGCCCGACGGCGAAGTGATCGGCTGCGGGGCGCTGCACGTGATGTGGGAAGACCTCGCCGAAGTGCGCACGCTCGCGGCGTCGGATGCCTGGCGCGGTACCGGCGTGGGCCATCTCCTGGTTGAGCGGCTGCTGGCGGATGCCCGTGCATTGGGAATCTCCCGCGTCTTTTGCCTCACCTTCGAGGTTGACTTCTTCAAAAGACACGGCTTCGAAGTGATGGCGGACCAGTCCGCGGTGGACCCCGTGGTCTATTCCGAGTTGCTGCGCTCCCACGATGAGGGTGTCGCCGAGTTCCTCGACCTTGCCAGGGTGAAGCCCAATACACTCGGAAACACCCGGATGATCAAAGCGCTCTAAGCCCGGGCCGGCGCCGGAAAACGACACGGTGCGGATCGGGGACGGCGTCTTCCCATCAATAAATCTGATGGATAAACTGATCCCGGTCCAGGGGGTGGGCCATCTCTCTTTTCGGAGGCAAGAAATTGCACGAGCGCGCTATCTTTCCTGATTTTTCCGCATTCCAAATGACGATGTCAGGCGGCATAACAGCCCGGCACACCGCAGCACCGCCCGCCGGCGAAGATCCCGGCCAGGACCCTGCGGCGGATCACGGCCAGGGACTTGTTTCGGGGCCGGAACCGCGCGACGGGGACGCCCTGCGGCGGCTGAATGCCCCGCCCTTCTCCTGGCTGGGCAGCGACGCCTGGCCGACCGTTTCGCTGCGGGCCGACGAACCCTGCTGATGGCGCCGCGGACCGCGCGGAGAGCCGCCGGCCGGGGCGCCAGCGCTTCGCGTCCGGCGCGGCACTTTGGGCCCCTACCGCTGGCAAGTGCCCGGTAGTAGGGTCTAAGCAAGCAGCCAGGACACCATCCAGGGAGCACAGCCATGAAGAAACTCATCAATGATCCCCGGGCCGTGGTTGACGAGTCAGTGGAGGGTTTTGGGCTTGCCCACGCCGACCTCGTGACCGTCTTCGCGGACCCGAAGTACATCGTGCGCAAGGACGCTCCGGTGGCAGGGAAGGTCGGGCTGGTCTCCGGCGGAGGCAGCGGGCACGAGCCCCTGCACGGCGGCTACGTCGGCATGGGAATGCTCGACGCCGCGGTGCCGGGTCCCGTGTTCACCTCGCCCACACCCGACCAGATCCTCCCGGCGACCCTGGCCGTCAACTCAGGCGCCGGCGTTGTGCACATCGTGAAGAACTACACCGGGGACGTCCTCAACTTTGAGACCGCTGCCGAGCTGGCCCAGGCGGAAGGCGTGGAAATCCGCACCGTGCTGGTCAACGACGACGTGGCGGTGGAGGATTCGCTCTACACCGCCGGACGCCGCGGTGTAGCCGGAACCGTCCTGGTGGAGAAGATCGCCGGTGCCGCGGCGGAGCGGGGGGACAACCTCGATGCCGTGGCAGCCATCGGCGACAGGGTCAACCACAACGTACGCAGTATGGGTGTTGCCTTGACCGCCTGCACAGTCCCGCACGCGGGGGCGCCCAGCTTCGTGCTGGCGGAAAACGAAATCGAAATCGGCATCGGTATCCACGGCGAGCCCGGCCGGCACCGGATTCCGATGGAGAACGCCGACGGCATCACCGACCGCCTGCTGGAACCTGTGGTCAGCGACCTCGGGCTGGCGTCCGGGGACAAGGTACTGTTGTTCGTCAACGGCATGGGCGGTACCCCATTGAGTGAGCTGTACATCGTCTACCGCCGAGCCGCGCAGCAGTTGGCCGCACAGGGGATCACGGTGGAACGCTCGCTGGTCGGCAATTACATCACTGCCCTCGAAATGCAGGGGTGCTCCCTTACCGTCCTGCGCCTGGACGCTGAATTGACGGCACTCTGGGACGCCCCCGTCCACACTCCCGCCCTCCGCTGGGGTGCCTGACCGTGGGGCTTGACGTCAACTGGGCGCTGCGGTGGCTGACCCTCACGGCCGCGGCCATGGCGGAGCACCGGGAGGAACTCATTGAACTGGACAGGCCGATCGGCGATTCGGACCACGGCGAGAACATGGACCGTGGCTTCAAAGCGGTGATGGCCAAGATTGCCGAAGCGCCGCCGGAAACGGCGGGAGCGGCACTGAAACTGACAGCGATGACCCTGATGTCCAAGGTTGGCGGAGCTGCCGGCCCGCTCTACGGCACCGCGTTCCTGCGTGCCGGCACGGCGCTGGGTGAGGCGGCCGAGATTGACTCGGACACACTCGCCGCTGCGTTCCGGGCGGCAAGGGACGGGATTGTGGCCCGCGGAAAGGCCGATTCAGGGGACAAAACGATGGTTGATGCCTGGACTCCCGCCGTTGACGCGGCCGCTTCCGCGGCCGGAGACAGCGACGTCCTCAAGGTCCTGCTGGCCGCTGCGGAGGCTGCCGAAGCGGGGGCCGTCGCTACCGACCCGATGCTCGCGCGCAAGGGCCGCGCCAGCTATCTGGGGGAGCGCAGCATCGGTCATCGGGATCCGGGCGCCGTCTCGACCGCCCTGATCCTGCGCGCGGCCGCCGGGGCTGCCGAATGACGGTCAACCTTGTCGTTGTCTCGCACAGCGAAAAGATTGCCGACGGCGCCGCCGAGCTAGCCGCCCAGATGGCGCCAGATGTGATGATCCTCGCCGCAGGCGGTACCGGCGACGGCAGGATCGGCACCAGCCTCGAGCTGGTCATGGCGGCGCTGGAGCAGGCCGGGGACGCCAGCACCGACGGCATTGTGGTCCTGACCGATCTTGGCTCGGCGGTGATGACAGCCGAATCCGCGGTGGAGTTCCTGGCGGATCCCGGCTTGGTATTGCTGGCCGATGCGCCCCTGGTTGAAGGACTTGTCGCGGCCGCCGTGGCGGCCCAGTCAGGCGCGGATCTGGCGGCCGTGAGGGACGCCGCGGAGGCCGTGTACCGGCCGCCGGCCGCGGGGCAACACCCGCACGGCCACCGGCCGCCGGAGGCGAGCGGTGATTTCGAACTTGTTAACCAGGCCGGTATGCATGCCCGTCCGGCCGCGAAGATTGCCGGCGGCCTGTCCGGCATGGACGCCGAGGTGACCATCAGCGGCGCCGATGGCGCGTCGATGACGGAGCTGATGATGCTCGGGGCGGTGAAAGGTACGGTGCTGCACGTGGAGGCCAGCGGCCCGGATGCCACCC
This genomic window from Arthrobacter sp. EM1 contains:
- the dhaK gene encoding dihydroxyacetone kinase subunit DhaK, translating into MKKLINDPRAVVDESVEGFGLAHADLVTVFADPKYIVRKDAPVAGKVGLVSGGGSGHEPLHGGYVGMGMLDAAVPGPVFTSPTPDQILPATLAVNSGAGVVHIVKNYTGDVLNFETAAELAQAEGVEIRTVLVNDDVAVEDSLYTAGRRGVAGTVLVEKIAGAAAERGDNLDAVAAIGDRVNHNVRSMGVALTACTVPHAGAPSFVLAENEIEIGIGIHGEPGRHRIPMENADGITDRLLEPVVSDLGLASGDKVLLFVNGMGGTPLSELYIVYRRAAQQLAAQGITVERSLVGNYITALEMQGCSLTVLRLDAELTALWDAPVHTPALRWGA
- a CDS encoding amino-acid N-acetyltransferase, whose amino-acid sequence is MTEPILIRLARTSDVGAIKTLVAPLAEQRILMAKETVAYYESLQEFRIAESPDGEVIGCGALHVMWEDLAEVRTLAASDAWRGTGVGHLLVERLLADARALGISRVFCLTFEVDFFKRHGFEVMADQSAVDPVVYSELLRSHDEGVAEFLDLARVKPNTLGNTRMIKAL
- the dhaM gene encoding dihydroxyacetone kinase phosphoryl donor subunit DhaM; translated protein: MTVNLVVVSHSEKIADGAAELAAQMAPDVMILAAGGTGDGRIGTSLELVMAALEQAGDASTDGIVVLTDLGSAVMTAESAVEFLADPGLVLLADAPLVEGLVAAAVAAQSGADLAAVRDAAEAVYRPPAAGQHPHGHRPPEASGDFELVNQAGMHARPAAKIAGGLSGMDAEVTISGADGASMTELMMLGAVKGTVLHVEASGPDATQAVDYLRGLITAGFGEP
- the dhaL gene encoding dihydroxyacetone kinase subunit DhaL, with product MGLDVNWALRWLTLTAAAMAEHREELIELDRPIGDSDHGENMDRGFKAVMAKIAEAPPETAGAALKLTAMTLMSKVGGAAGPLYGTAFLRAGTALGEAAEIDSDTLAAAFRAARDGIVARGKADSGDKTMVDAWTPAVDAAASAAGDSDVLKVLLAAAEAAEAGAVATDPMLARKGRASYLGERSIGHRDPGAVSTALILRAAAGAAE